From Halichoerus grypus chromosome 6, mHalGry1.hap1.1, whole genome shotgun sequence, one genomic window encodes:
- the LOC118540671 gene encoding LOW QUALITY PROTEIN: olfactory receptor 6C76-like (The sequence of the model RefSeq protein was modified relative to this genomic sequence to represent the inferred CDS: inserted 1 base in 1 codon) has product MKNQTSVKEFILLGLTNDPELNILIFLFLFFTYILSITGNLTIITLTVIDPHLKTPMYFFLRXFSFLEISFTTVCIPRFLVSIITGDMTISYNSCIAQVFFFILLGSTEFFLLTAMRPLTAMSYDPYIAICKPLHYTTIMNSRVCNQLVISSGLAGFLIIFPPVIMGLQLDFCDSNIIDHFTCDSSPMLLISCTDTAFLELMGCFLAVFTLMVTLMLVVLSYVFILKTILRILSAEQKKKAFSTCSSHMIVVSISYGSCIFMYVKTSAKEGVALTKGIAVLNTSVAPMLNPFIYSLRNQQVKQSFKNLANKCFSNKL; this is encoded by the exons atgaaaaatcaaacaTCTGTGAAAGAGTTCATTCTTCTGGGATTAACAAATGACCCAGaactaaatattttgatttttctatttctatttttcacataTATACTGAGTATAACTGGAAACCTGACAATTATTACCCTCACTGTGATAGATCCTCACCTTAAAACTCCCATGTATTTCTTCCTTA AATTCTCTTTTCTAGAAATCTCATTCACAACAGTTTGTATTCCTAGATTTCTGGTCAGCATTATAACAGGAGATATGaccatttcctataattcttgcATTGCGCAGGTGTTTTTCTTCATACTCCTTGGTTcaacagaattttttcttttgactgctat gcgccccttgactgcTATGTCTTATGATCCGTACATAGCTATCTGTAAGCCATTGCATTACACAACAATAATGAACAGCAGAGTCTGCAACCAGCTTGTAATTAGCTCTGGGCTGGCTGGATTTCTCATTATCTTTCCACCTGTGATCATGGGACTTCAACTGGATTTCTGTGACTCCAACATCATTGACCACTTCACTTGTGACTCTTCTCCTATGCTACTGATCTCCTGCACAGACACAGCATTCCTAGAGCTCATGGGATGCTTCCTGGCAGTATTCACGCTCATGGTAACCTTAATGTTAGTGGTTCTTTCTTATGTATTCATCCTTAAAACAATTCTGAGAATCCTCTctgctgagcaaaagaaaaaggcCTTTTCCACTTGTTCCTCACACATGATTGTTGTCTCTATTTCTTATGGAAGTTGCATTTTCATGTATGTCAAAACTTCAGCAAAAGAAGGTGTGGCTTTGACCAAGGGTATAGCTGTGCTCAATACCTCTGTTGCCCCAATGCTAAATCCTTTTATTTACTCCCTAAGGAACCAGCAGGTAAAGCAGTCCTTTAAGAACTTAGCCAACAAATGCTTCTCAAATAAATTGTAA
- the LOC118540672 gene encoding olfactory receptor 6C75 — protein sequence MRNHTAVREFILLGLTNDPQWQVVLFIFLLVTYTLSVTGNLIIITLTLSDPHLQTPMYFFLRNFSFLEISFTSVCIPRFLVTIMTRDRTITYNGCVTQLFFFIFLGVTEFYLLAAMSYDRYVAICKPLHYMTIMSSRVCILLVFSSWLAGFLVIFPPIILLLQLDFCASNIIDHFICDSSPILQLSCTNTRFLELMAFFLAVVTLMVTLTLVILSYTYIIQTILRISSMSQRKKAFSTCSSHMIVVSLSYGSCIFMYIKPSARERVTLNKGVAVLNTSVAPLLNPFIYTLRNQQVKQAFRNMVQRMAFSSNK from the coding sequence atgagaaatcACACAGCAGTAAGAGAGTTTATTCTTCTTGGATTGACAAATGACCCACAGTGGCAGGTTGtacttttcatatttcttcttgtTACCTACACGCTCAGTGTGACTGGGAACCTGATCATTATCACCCTCACCCTTTCAGATCCCCACCTGCAGACTCCAATGTATTTCTTCCTTCGAAACTTCTCATTCCTAGAAATATCATTCACGTCTGTCTGCATTCCCAGATTCCTTGTCACTATCATGACGAGGGACAGAACCATTACCTACAACGGTTGTGTGACTCagctatttttcttcatcttcttggGGGTGACAGAATTTTACCTTCTGGCTGCCATGTCCTATGACCGCTacgtggccatctgcaaaccttTGCATTACATGACCATCATGAGCAGCAGAGTCTGCATCCTTCTTGTCTTTAGCTCATGGCTTGCAGGATTCCTGGTCATCTTTCCACCAATAATCCTGCTGCTGCAGTTGGATTTCTGTGCCTCCAATATAATCGATCATTTTATCTGTGACTCTTCTCCAATTCTACAGCTTTCTTGCACAAACACTCGCTTCCTAGAACTCATGGCATTTTTCTTAGCAGTGGTAACACTTATGGTCACCTTAACACTAGTTATTCTCTCTTACACATACATCATCCAGACAATTCTGAGAATTTCTTCCATGAGTCAAAGGAAAAAAGCCTTTTCCACTTGTTCCTCCCACATGATAGTGGTCTCCCTCTCTTATGGCAGCTGCATTTTCATGTACATTAAGCCTTCTGCAAGGGAAAGGGTGACTTTAAACAAAGGAGTAGCTGTGCTCAATACCTCAGTGGCTCCTCTCTTGAATCCTTTCATATATACACTAAGAAACCAGCAGGTGAAGCAAGCCTTCAGAAACATGGTCCAGAGAATGgccttttcttcaaataaatga
- the LOC118540675 gene encoding olfactory receptor 6C1-like: protein MKNHTEITEFILLGLSDDPQLQGVIFVFLLITYMLSITGNLTIITLTLLDSHLQTPIYFFLRNFSLLEVSFTTVSIPKFLGTLITGDKIISFNDCMAQFFFLILLGVTEFCLLAAMSYDRYIAICKPLHYMTIMNPRVCTLLVFASWLASFLIIFPLLMLFIQLDYCKSNVIDHFTCDYFPLLQLSCSDTKFLEIVGFSCAVFTLMFTLALIILSYIYIIRTILRIPSASRRTKAFSTCSSHMIVISISYGSCIFMYINPAAKDRVSLSKGVAVLNTSVAPMLNPFIYSLRNQQVKRAFMDRARKIVFFSSK from the coding sequence atgaaaaaccacacAGAAATAACAGAGTTTATCCTCCTGGGATTGTCAGATGATCCACAGCTTCAGGGGGTCATCTTTGTCTTTCTGCTCATCACTTACATGCTCAGCATCACTGGAAACCTGACCATTATCACCCTTACCCTGCTGGATTCCCACCTCCAGACCCCCATATATTTCTTCCTCAGAAACTTCTCCTTGCTAGAGGTTTCATTCACAACTGTCAGCATACCCAAGTTCCTGGGCACCTTGATTACAGGAGATAAAATCATTTCCTTTAATGACTGCATGGCTCAGTTCTTTTTTCTCATCCTCTTGGGAGTCACTGAATTTTGCCTCCTCGCTGCCATGTCCTATGACCGTTACATTGCCATCTGCAAACCTCTGCATTACATGACCATCATGAATCCCAGAGTCTGCACACTCCTTGTCTTTGCTTCTTGGTTGGCTTCATTCTTAATCATATTCCCATTACTCATGCTGTTCATACAGCTTGATTACTGTAAGTCCAATGTTATAGACCATTTCACGTGTGATTATTTTCCCCTGCTGCAACTTTCTTGCTCAGACACAAAATTCCTAGAGATAGTGGGCTTTTCCTGTGCTGTGTTTACTTTAATGTTCACTTTGGCATTAATAATCCTGTCCTACATATATATCATCAGAACAATTTTGAGGATTCCTTCTGCTAGTCGGAGGACAAAGGCCTTTTCCACCTGTTCATCCCACATGATTGTCATCTCCATCTCCTACGGCAGCTGCATTTTCATGTACATTAATCCAGCAGCAAAAGACAGAGTGTCTCTGAGCAAGGGAGTTGCTGTGCTAAACACCTCAGTAGCCCCCATGCTGAACCCCTTTATTTACAGCCTAAGGAACCAGCAAGTCAAGCGAGCCTTCATGGACAGGGCAAGGAAGATTGTATTTTTctcaagcaaatga
- the LOC118540673 gene encoding olfactory receptor 6C3-like, whose translation MKNHTVPTEFILLGLSDDPELQILIFLFLIITYILSVTGNLTIITLTLVDSHLQTPMYFFLRNFSVLEISFTTVGIPRFLVTIITRDKTISYNNCTAQLFFFIFMGITEFYLLTAMSYDRYVAICKPLHYTTIMNKRVCILLVFCAWLAGFLNIFPPVILFLQLDYCGSNVIDHFTCDYFPLLQLSCSDTRLLEVIGFYSAIVILLFTLALIILSYMFIIRTILKLPSASQRKKAFSTCSSHMIVISISYGSCIFMYANPSAKEKASLTKGVAILNTSVAPMMNPFIYTLRNQQVKQAFKNTIQKLIFFSSK comes from the coding sequence ATGAAAAACCACACAGTACCCACAGAATTCATTCTTCTAGGGCTATCAGATGACCCAGAGCTTCagattctgatttttctctttttaatcatCACATATATATTAAGTGTCACTGGTAATTTGACCATCATCACTCTCACCTTGGTTGACTCCCATCTACAGACCCCTATGTATTTCTTCCTCAGGAACTTCTCTGTATTAGAAATATCTTTTACAACTGTCGGTATTCCTAGATTTCTGGTCACAATTATCACCAGAGACAAAACGATTTCATACAATAATTGTACAGCTCAgttgtttttcttcatcttcatggGTATAACTGAATTTTATCTTCTAACTGCCATGTCCTATGACCGCTACGTGGCCATCTGTAAACCCTTGCATTATACAACCATCATGAACAAAAGAGTCTGCATTTTACTTGTCTTTTGTGCTTGGCTGGCAGGATTCTTAAATATCTTCCCACCAGttattctttttctccagttAGATTACTGTGGCTCCAATGTCATTGATCACTTTACTTGTGACTATTTTCCCCTCTTGCAATTATCTTGCTCAGACACACGGCTCCTAGAAGTGATTGGTTTTTACTCTGCAATAGTGATTCTGCTTTTCACTTTGGCATTAATAATTCTGTCCTACATGTTCATCATTAGAACAATTCTGAAACTGCCCTCTGCCAGTCAGAGAAAAAAGGCATTTTCTACATGTTCCTCACACATGATTGTCATTTCCATCTCTTACGGAAGCTGCATATTCATGTATGCCAACCCGTCTGCAAAAGAAAAGGCATCATTGACCAAAGGAGTGGCTATTTTAAATACTTCTGTTGCTCCTATGatgaatccatttatatataCCCTGAGGAACCAGCAAGTAAAGCAAGCCTTTAAGAATACCATCCAAAAGCTTATATTTTTCTCCAGTAAATGA